In Eucalyptus grandis isolate ANBG69807.140 chromosome 4, ASM1654582v1, whole genome shotgun sequence, the following proteins share a genomic window:
- the LOC104442500 gene encoding pentatricopeptide repeat-containing protein At4g16835, mitochondrial: MFFSDIVPTIDHYVSLIARCVAEKHLKLGMTVHKAFDDLDTMNSYSWNTIISAYARIGDFKKALVLFDEMPQRALVSYNSLISGLSRHGFYVESLSVFMHMQKEYDCLFMDEFTFVGVVGACARLGAFKFLRQVMPEKDIVSWTSMDVAYTQAQNLDDACFVQNGHGDEALDLFLQMHEEGIQPSPHTFVSDLCACADQALGERGKQIHGYIARTCFNKALENIFIWNALIDIYCKCGDMRSAAILFLRMLKRDIVSWNSMITGFAQNGLGHESLVFLKTMLEMNVRPNLISFLGALSACSHTGLDVEALQIFNAMEKDYSLQPRFDHYTILVDLLGRKNRLEEAMELIESVSNKSKHVGMWGALLGACKVHGNLVIARKAVDALLNLELQNAARYVMLSSINAKLTDGMIPAE; encoded by the exons ATGTTCTTCAGCGATATCGTCCCAACCATCGATCACTATGTCTCTCTCATCGCAAGATGCGTCGCCGAGAAACACCTGAAGCTCGGCATGACCGTCCACAAGGCTTTTGATGATCTTGATACAATGAACAGTTACTCTTGGAACACCATCATATCTGCATATGCTCGGATAGGCGATTTCAAGAAGGCCCTCGTcttgttcgatgaaatgccgcAGAGGGCTCTTGTCTCTTATAATTCCTTGATTTCTGGGTTGTCCCGTCATGGGTTTTATGTGGAGTCTCTGAGCGTCTTCATGCATATGCAAAAAGAATATGATTGTCTGTTCATGGATGAGTTTACTTTTGTGGGTGTTGTGGGTGCTTGTGCTCGCTTGGGTGCATTTAAGTTCTTGCGCCAG GTTATGCCTGAGAAGGATATTGTGTCTTGGACTTCCATGGATGTTGCTTATACGCAAGCTCAGAACTTAGATGACGCTT GCTTTGTGCAGAATGGCCATGGTGATGAAGCTTTGGACCTTTTTCTTCAAATGCATGAGGAAGGAATACAACCAAGTCCTCATACTTTTGTCAGTGATCTATGTGCTTGTGCTGATCAAGCACTTGGTGAAAGAGGCAAACAGATCCATGGTTACATCGCGAGGACCTGCTTTAATAAAGCTTTGGAGAACATATTCATATGGAATGCTCTAATTGACATTTATTGCAAGTGTGGTGACATGAGATCAGCTGCGATCTTATTCTTGAGGATGCTGAAAAGGGATATTGTATCATGGAATTCGATGATAACTGGGTTTGCGCAAAATGGTCTAGGCCATGAGTCACTTGTTTTTCTCAAGACAATGCTAGAGATGAATGTAAGACCCAACCTTATCTCGTTTCTTGGCGCTCTATCTGCTTGCAGCCACACAGGTCTAGATGTTGAAGCGCTTCAGATTTTCAATGCAATGGAAAAGGATTACAGCCTCCAACCCAGATTCGATCACTACACTATTTTGGTCGATCTGCTCGGGAGGAAAAACAGACTTGAGGAAGCCATGGAGTTAATAGAGAGTGTCTCAAACAAATCAAAGCATGTTGGAATGTGGGGTGCACTTTTGGGTGCATGCAAAGTCCATGGTAATCTAGTTATTGCCCGAAAAGCTGTGGATGCTCTATTGAATTTGGAACTGCAAAATGCTGCGAGGTATGTTATGTTATCAAGCATAAATGCCAAACTAACAGATGGGATGATTCCTGCGGAGTAA